In Acidobacteriota bacterium, one genomic interval encodes:
- a CDS encoding ABC transporter permease yields MILKEVFVQAIQALIGHRIRAVMTMTGIAWGIVAVVLLMAYGNGFHNALAVGFRRAFSNGTVVIWNGQTSMQAGGERAGRKVRLKEEDAQPLRQLGLIKYVSPEYVESLPLAYGIKQTTSNVRGVAPEYAEMRSEVAEFGRFINAEDLEKQRRVVFLGSEVAKKLFGNSPAVGETIRISGLTFEVIGVLTQKVSFSNYYSPDKYCAFIPYTTVKQLWNQDYVDNMVIQTLSPATHFQALKQVKEILAARHNFNPKDERALSFNDSVENMKQISGITGGLKIILSFIGALTLMIGGIGVMNIMLVSVTERTREIGVRKALGARRSHILIQFILEALVITFLGGGLGIALSWLMVTFAGHRPFLADLLEDPTKQTDIYLLLSGDVVLTATGILMIVGIFSGLWPALRASKTDPIESLRYE; encoded by the coding sequence ATGATTCTCAAAGAAGTCTTTGTTCAAGCTATTCAAGCCCTGATCGGTCATCGCATTCGCGCGGTGATGACAATGACCGGCATCGCATGGGGAATTGTCGCCGTTGTGCTGTTGATGGCTTACGGAAACGGATTTCACAATGCGCTGGCCGTGGGGTTTCGCCGCGCATTCAGCAACGGCACCGTCGTCATCTGGAACGGCCAGACCAGCATGCAGGCTGGTGGCGAACGCGCCGGTCGCAAAGTTCGATTGAAAGAAGAAGACGCGCAGCCGCTGCGACAACTTGGCCTGATCAAATACGTCAGCCCGGAATATGTTGAGTCCTTGCCGCTGGCGTACGGAATCAAACAAACCACCAGCAACGTGCGCGGCGTTGCGCCGGAATACGCCGAAATGCGCAGCGAAGTCGCGGAGTTTGGCCGCTTCATCAACGCCGAAGACCTGGAAAAACAACGCCGCGTCGTATTCCTCGGCTCGGAAGTCGCCAAAAAACTGTTCGGCAATTCGCCTGCGGTCGGAGAAACCATTCGCATCAGCGGATTGACTTTTGAGGTCATCGGCGTGTTGACGCAAAAAGTCAGCTTTTCCAATTACTATTCGCCGGACAAGTATTGCGCCTTCATTCCTTACACCACGGTCAAACAACTTTGGAACCAGGATTATGTGGACAACATGGTCATCCAAACCCTGAGTCCGGCAACGCATTTTCAGGCGCTGAAACAGGTCAAGGAGATTTTGGCCGCGCGGCATAATTTCAATCCGAAAGACGAACGCGCCCTGAGCTTCAACGATTCCGTCGAAAACATGAAACAGATCAGCGGCATCACAGGCGGGCTGAAAATCATTCTCAGCTTCATCGGAGCGTTGACGTTGATGATTGGCGGCATCGGCGTGATGAACATCATGCTGGTTTCCGTCACTGAACGAACCCGCGAAATCGGTGTTCGCAAAGCGCTCGGCGCTCGGCGCAGCCATATCCTGATTCAGTTTATCCTGGAAGCTTTGGTGATCACCTTTCTGGGCGGTGGATTGGGCATCGCGCTTTCGTGGTTGATGGTGACCTTTGCCGGGCATCGTCCTTTCCTCGCCGATCTGCTGGAAGACCCAACCAAACAAACTGACATTTACCTGCTCTTGTCCGGCGATGTCGTTTTAACAGCCACTGGCATTTTGATGATCGTCGGCATCTTCAGCGGGTTGTGGCCCGCGTTGCGCGCATCAAAAACTGATCCCATCGAGTCGCTTCGGTACGAGTAA
- a CDS encoding ABC transporter permease, protein MKELLSQTWSNLMAHKLRSFLTMFGIIWGVISIVLLSAVSEGFQQGNLYVLKELGKNIIIIRNGRTSTQAGGERAGKLVRLDIGDVYALKEKAKLLQYVTPELMRGGVSAKSAFNASSTQMSGVWPIYQFIRTIEVDKGRLLSQQDNDEARRVAVIGFEMCKQLFADRDPIGQQVSLNGLPYTIIGRVRKKEQDSNYTGPDNNRLFVPYETMRKDFPMPGENDSADSVGTIIAAPYEEVANELNRIVEREGKINFEKIGPVEQEVLSTIAPRHNFDPTDREALSMWNTALETVFFNKMISSMREFFIAVSIITLALGGIGVMNIMLISVKERTKEIGIRKALGATSNNVLRQFFSEGLLLTLLSGTIGLGIGIGLCKLVNMLPLPARFSGMIITWQTAAFSIGILALIGIVAATYPARRAAEMVPIEALRYEM, encoded by the coding sequence ATGAAGGAACTGTTGTCACAAACCTGGTCGAATCTGATGGCGCACAAGCTGCGCAGCTTTCTGACGATGTTTGGCATCATCTGGGGAGTCATTTCCATCGTGCTGTTGTCCGCCGTCAGCGAAGGATTTCAGCAAGGCAACCTGTACGTCCTGAAAGAACTCGGCAAAAACATCATCATCATTCGTAACGGCAGAACCAGCACGCAGGCGGGCGGTGAACGAGCGGGCAAACTGGTTCGGTTGGATATTGGCGACGTGTATGCACTGAAGGAAAAAGCCAAGCTACTGCAATACGTGACGCCGGAGTTGATGCGCGGCGGTGTCAGCGCCAAAAGCGCCTTCAACGCCAGTTCCACGCAAATGAGCGGCGTCTGGCCGATTTACCAATTCATCCGCACCATTGAAGTGGATAAAGGGCGTTTGCTGAGCCAGCAGGACAACGACGAAGCTCGGCGCGTCGCGGTCATTGGCTTTGAAATGTGCAAACAGTTGTTTGCCGACCGCGATCCCATCGGCCAACAGGTATCGCTGAACGGATTGCCTTACACCATCATTGGCCGCGTTCGGAAAAAAGAGCAGGATTCCAATTACACCGGCCCGGATAACAACCGATTATTTGTGCCGTACGAGACGATGCGAAAGGATTTTCCGATGCCTGGCGAAAATGATTCAGCGGATTCCGTAGGAACCATCATTGCTGCGCCTTATGAGGAAGTCGCCAACGAACTGAACCGCATCGTCGAACGCGAAGGCAAGATCAATTTTGAAAAGATCGGCCCGGTTGAACAGGAAGTGCTTTCGACTATTGCGCCGCGTCACAACTTCGATCCCACTGACCGCGAAGCGCTTTCGATGTGGAACACGGCGCTGGAAACAGTGTTTTTCAACAAGATGATTTCCAGCATGCGCGAATTTTTCATCGCCGTCAGCATCATCACGCTGGCGCTGGGCGGCATTGGCGTAATGAACATCATGCTGATTTCGGTCAAAGAGCGAACGAAGGAAATCGGCATTCGCAAAGCCTTAGGCGCAACTTCCAATAACGTGCTGCGGCAGTTTTTCAGCGAAGGGTTGCTACTGACGCTGCTCAGCGGAACCATCGGTCTGGGCATCGGCATTGGACTTTGCAAACTGGTCAATATGCTTCCACTGCCCGCAAGATTTTCGGGAATGATCATCACCTGGCAAACGGCGGCGTTTTCCATCGGCATTCTGGCGTTGATTGGAATTGTTGCGGCAACCTACCCGGCTCGTCGAGCGGCGGAAATGGTTCCGATTGAAGCTTTGCGATACGAAATGTGA
- a CDS encoding efflux RND transporter periplasmic adaptor subunit → MVKKRSRKMWLIGGALFVLMGLGVTGFVVMSRPKNEIDASRLGAVERGNITRSVVATGKVEPIAKVEIKSKANGIIKELKVEIGDFVQPGQVLAELDKENLEARVREAKAAFIGAESNLKAAQAQLEKNKIEAEGPDVPFAKRNFERAEKLLKDGVLPQQSFEDSRSAYELAVNRQNVARAQLTVSDAKVGQAKAEVAQAQAAVDRSVEELSYATVRSPIRGVVLSRDIEIGSPVSSILNMGAAATLVMMLGDISQVYVRGKVDEADIGVVKLGQPSKIKVETFKDKTFEGKVTQISPLGVDKDNVVTFEVKVSINNPGGELRANMTANAEIVLEEHKDVLLVPESAVIYDQQRNASVEFPSPTQPKGKEKKPIKVGISNGTRTELLDGLKEGEKVILQ, encoded by the coding sequence ATGGTCAAGAAGCGATCACGCAAGATGTGGTTGATTGGTGGAGCGTTGTTTGTGTTGATGGGGCTGGGAGTGACTGGCTTTGTCGTCATGTCGCGCCCCAAAAATGAAATTGATGCGTCTCGATTGGGAGCCGTCGAACGCGGCAACATCACGCGCTCCGTCGTCGCTACGGGCAAAGTCGAACCCATCGCCAAAGTCGAAATCAAATCCAAAGCCAACGGCATTATCAAAGAACTGAAAGTTGAAATCGGCGATTTCGTCCAACCGGGACAGGTGCTGGCCGAACTCGACAAGGAAAACCTGGAAGCGCGTGTTCGCGAAGCCAAAGCCGCCTTCATCGGCGCGGAATCCAACCTGAAAGCCGCGCAGGCGCAGCTTGAAAAAAACAAGATCGAAGCCGAAGGACCGGATGTCCCTTTCGCCAAACGCAATTTCGAACGCGCGGAAAAATTGTTGAAAGATGGGGTTCTGCCGCAGCAATCGTTTGAAGATAGCCGCAGCGCATACGAGTTGGCCGTCAACCGCCAAAACGTCGCACGCGCACAACTCACCGTCAGCGACGCAAAAGTCGGTCAGGCTAAAGCCGAAGTCGCACAGGCCCAAGCCGCAGTGGATCGTTCGGTGGAAGAATTGAGCTACGCCACAGTGCGTTCGCCGATTCGCGGCGTAGTGCTTTCACGCGATATCGAAATCGGATCGCCTGTGTCCTCGATTTTGAATATGGGCGCGGCGGCAACGCTGGTGATGATGCTGGGCGACATCAGTCAGGTGTATGTACGCGGCAAAGTGGACGAAGCCGACATTGGCGTCGTCAAACTCGGACAGCCTTCCAAGATCAAAGTCGAAACTTTCAAAGATAAAACCTTTGAGGGCAAAGTCACGCAGATTTCTCCGCTCGGCGTGGACAAAGACAACGTCGTCACCTTTGAAGTCAAAGTTTCGATCAATAACCCCGGCGGCGAACTTCGCGCCAACATGACCGCCAACGCCGAAATCGTGTTGGAAGAACACAAAGACGTGTTGCTGGTTCCGGAAAGCGCAGTGATTTACGACCAACAGCGTAACGCTTCTGTCGAATTTCCTTCCCCAACACAACCCAAAGGCAAAGAGAAAAAACCGATCAAGGTCGGCATCAGCAACGGCACTCGCACAGAATTGCTGGATGGATTGAAAGAAGGCGAAAAAGTCATTTTGCAATAA
- a CDS encoding acetylxylan esterase, with protein MPKPTLPRRDFLTQTAAAVTLNSALPSVMATQSFKTAKELASFQQKRRKLLWSLLGDLPVNHRPKPPKLIKTEKHDGYTLERLELDLNGIELVPALLLIPDKLKKPAPGLLYIHWHGGTYPVGKEELLTGQKVLPAYAPVVAEKGIVTLAIDSWCFGERQHNPTGRTGEEDAFKHFLWRGQVLYGMMMFDEHRAVDYLVSRPEVDPKRIGAFGISMGATKAWWLAALDPRVKVCMDLCCMTDFEELEKINNLKGHGIYYYVPSLLKHFSTAQINELIVPRPHLSLNGRKDLLTPPTGVERIRDHLMPLYQKFGKAEDCRIDLFDCAHEELPEMRRLVLDWMDKHLVNG; from the coding sequence ATGCCTAAACCAACCTTACCTCGTCGCGATTTCCTTACACAAACCGCTGCCGCCGTCACTCTAAATTCCGCCTTGCCTTCTGTGATGGCGACACAGTCGTTCAAAACCGCAAAAGAGCTTGCTTCCTTCCAACAAAAGCGCCGCAAGCTGCTGTGGAGTTTGCTGGGCGATTTGCCTGTCAATCATCGCCCCAAACCGCCGAAACTGATCAAAACGGAAAAGCATGACGGTTACACCCTTGAACGACTCGAACTGGATTTGAACGGCATTGAGCTTGTGCCTGCGCTGCTGCTGATTCCTGACAAGCTGAAAAAACCTGCACCTGGATTGCTTTACATTCACTGGCACGGCGGGACGTATCCGGTTGGCAAAGAAGAATTGCTGACGGGGCAGAAAGTGCTGCCCGCGTATGCGCCGGTTGTAGCCGAAAAGGGTATCGTTACGCTGGCGATTGATAGCTGGTGTTTTGGCGAGCGGCAGCACAATCCTACGGGCAGAACCGGCGAAGAGGATGCGTTTAAGCACTTCCTCTGGCGCGGGCAGGTGCTGTACGGAATGATGATGTTTGATGAACACCGCGCCGTGGATTACCTGGTCAGTCGCCCTGAAGTTGACCCAAAGCGCATCGGCGCGTTCGGTATTTCAATGGGCGCGACGAAGGCTTGGTGGTTGGCGGCGCTCGATCCGCGCGTCAAAGTCTGCATGGATTTGTGCTGCATGACCGACTTTGAAGAGCTGGAAAAGATCAACAATCTGAAAGGCCACGGCATTTATTACTACGTGCCGAGCCTGCTCAAGCATTTTTCGACGGCGCAAATCAATGAACTGATCGTTCCGCGCCCACACCTCAGCCTGAACGGGCGCAAAGATTTGCTGACGCCACCTACTGGCGTTGAGCGCATCCGCGATCATCTGATGCCGCTGTATCAAAAATTCGGTAAAGCCGAAGACTGCCGAATTGATCTGTTTGATTGCGCGCACGAGGAATTGCCGGAGATGCGCCGGTTGGTGCTCGACTGGATGGACAAACATCTGGTCAACGGTTGA
- a CDS encoding serine hydrolase, translating into MKLRRLLFTTAISLLAFQTIAAQDDNRAILRRKLSAEIEQIATGFDGVMGVAIRDLSAGEEILLNANLTFPTGSSIKIPILIELYKQASMGKYKLTDQRWLERADKVGGSGVINNFGDHTSLLSLNDLAVLMIVLSDNTATNMLIDQTGMANVNATLDQLELKAIRLRRKMIDTAASARGDENIATPFAAMELMSKLYRDEVVSRGLSEDVLRFLKLRKGSPIPKLIPSNIVIANKPGGIEGVACDWAIVYVPGRPFAISVMTNYNGEATNADEAISQIAKLAYDYFARLARSTDYGARVPLELLKKKN; encoded by the coding sequence ATGAAACTTCGCCGCCTGCTTTTCACCACTGCCATTTCCCTACTCGCCTTCCAGACAATCGCTGCGCAAGATGACAACCGCGCGATTTTGCGCCGCAAGCTCTCCGCTGAAATTGAACAGATCGCCACTGGTTTTGACGGCGTGATGGGGGTCGCCATCCGCGATCTGAGCGCTGGCGAAGAAATTCTGCTCAATGCAAACCTGACCTTTCCCACAGGCAGTTCGATCAAAATTCCGATCCTGATCGAACTCTACAAACAAGCTTCGATGGGAAAATACAAGCTGACGGATCAGCGCTGGTTGGAACGCGCGGACAAGGTCGGCGGCAGCGGCGTCATCAACAACTTCGGCGACCACACTTCGCTGTTGAGTTTGAACGATCTGGCTGTGTTGATGATTGTGCTGAGCGACAACACGGCGACGAATATGCTGATTGACCAGACGGGGATGGCCAACGTCAACGCGACGCTCGACCAGTTGGAACTGAAGGCGATTCGATTGCGACGAAAGATGATTGATACGGCAGCTTCGGCGCGTGGAGACGAAAACATCGCTACGCCGTTTGCAGCAATGGAATTGATGAGCAAGCTTTATCGCGACGAAGTCGTCAGCCGCGGCTTGAGCGAAGACGTGCTGCGATTTTTAAAGCTGCGCAAAGGCTCGCCCATTCCCAAACTGATTCCGTCAAACATCGTTATCGCCAACAAACCCGGCGGCATCGAAGGTGTCGCCTGCGATTGGGCCATTGTGTACGTTCCGGGTCGTCCGTTCGCCATTTCGGTGATGACCAATTACAACGGCGAAGCCACCAACGCCGACGAAGCCATTTCACAAATCGCCAAACTGGCCTACGATTACTTTGCGCGGCTGGCGCGTTCAACCGATTACGGTGCGCGAGTCCCGCTGGAGTTGTTGAAGAAGAAAAACTGA
- a CDS encoding amino acid adenylation domain-containing protein has protein sequence MRHWPERTALELPPTTRRAERLQVTYAELECQANSVAATLSAFITRECVIAILLPKSLELYVSQLAVLKSGAAYSCLDPAFPDELLRDVLQDSEAVAVLTDAVGLARLEQCGITPNQTFDVSALLKQPRVGSIDPPSWLTPNNLAYIIYTSGTTGRSKGVMIEHAGIANLVAYDIEEFGLTPEDRVGQNSSPAYDSSVEETWFAFAAGATLVVMDDETVRLGPDLIPWLQRERLTVLCPPPTMLRTMHCDDPATALPDLKLLYLGGEVLPPDLAAHWAKGRRLENGYGPTECTVTATHTTIHEGEPITIGKPIAGLNAWVLDETLEKVPDGEQGELCLGGIGLARGYHNRPELTEQKFPAHPRLGRIYRTGDLVHCDQNGNFHYHGRIDSQVKLRGYRIELEAIETRLDEFPGVRQAGCRVQGEAGQALLAAFIVPEDHDHPPDFDELKDWVRTTLPKYMIPSRFALLKTLPTTVSGKMNRAALPIIEDQAKDKAEDVVAPRNTMEEKLATAFTRVLRLTNQVSIHSHFFNDLGGDSLNAAVLVSLLRDDSATAEITVRDVYEAPTIAALAERLGIKAATPVISRKTSDQELDSSRSFPILVTVMQSLWLALGLVVGAAASYLAAFDLLPWVVHQLGLVPFVVFSPMLLLLGLAIYTPFSVLLTALLKKLLIGRYRPLRAPVWGNFYARNWMVQTLARVIPWQVIEGTEFQNMTLRVLGARIGQRVHIHRGVNLRQGGWDLLDIGDNATISQDASLRLVELREGQIVIAPVTLGENSTLEVRAGVGGDTVLEPGACLAASASLSNGERIPSGEFWDGIPARPAGVAPQCPKLPRLNAARQLSPFLQSCLMLVAQFGLATIFALPLELPAIAFARFNGWDDQRVLNWLYNPSLDHTSILIASLVIMLSAPIVLLLEALAMRALGKIRSGIISRWGFGYIRIWLKTDLLRSASDWLSGTLFWPVWLRMAGMKIGRGCEISTIIDVVPELIEIGDETFFADGIYLGGPRVHRGTVTLAMTRLGANTFLGNHAIIPIGQLLPDDILLGVCTVADDRIIRPGSSWFGHPPFELPRREIVECDRSLTHEPSAIRYCTRLFWELLRFTLPVTPLLSIPILLEVLAAAETAYSRPTFLLVIVPGLTFATAAGFCLLILAMKWLLLGKVKPGIHPLWSCWCSRWDFLYVAWAVYARAALSTLEGTLLLGWYLRAMGSQIGKHVVLGSGFSHVVDPDMLHFEDGATVCCQFQAHTFEDRVLKIDHVWIRHKATVESNSVLLYGADIGEYTYVAPHSVVMKRESLLPGRSYSGCPTKSE, from the coding sequence GTGCGACATTGGCCGGAGCGAACGGCATTGGAACTTCCGCCAACCACCAGACGCGCAGAGCGATTGCAGGTCACTTACGCAGAGCTCGAATGCCAAGCCAATTCCGTTGCCGCCACGCTCAGCGCGTTCATCACCCGGGAATGTGTAATCGCCATTCTGCTCCCCAAAAGCTTGGAACTGTACGTCAGCCAATTGGCCGTGCTCAAATCCGGAGCGGCATATTCCTGCCTTGACCCGGCATTCCCGGATGAATTGTTGCGTGATGTACTGCAAGATTCCGAAGCTGTTGCCGTGCTGACGGACGCTGTTGGCCTGGCGCGCCTGGAACAATGCGGTATTACGCCGAATCAAACATTTGACGTTTCCGCACTGCTGAAACAACCGCGGGTCGGTTCGATAGACCCGCCATCGTGGCTGACACCAAATAATCTGGCATACATCATTTACACTTCCGGAACGACCGGACGGTCCAAAGGTGTGATGATCGAGCATGCCGGGATTGCCAACCTGGTGGCTTATGACATCGAAGAATTCGGTTTGACGCCGGAAGATCGTGTTGGGCAAAACTCCTCGCCCGCATACGATTCATCAGTCGAAGAAACCTGGTTTGCGTTTGCTGCCGGAGCCACGTTGGTGGTGATGGACGATGAAACCGTGCGGTTAGGCCCGGATTTGATTCCCTGGCTTCAGCGCGAACGCCTGACAGTACTCTGCCCTCCGCCAACAATGCTGCGCACAATGCATTGCGATGATCCCGCAACGGCGTTGCCAGATCTGAAACTCTTGTATTTGGGCGGCGAGGTTTTGCCGCCGGATTTGGCGGCTCATTGGGCAAAAGGCCGTCGTTTGGAAAATGGTTACGGCCCGACTGAATGCACCGTCACGGCGACACACACCACCATTCACGAAGGTGAGCCAATCACCATTGGCAAACCGATTGCCGGTTTGAACGCTTGGGTGCTGGATGAAACGCTGGAAAAAGTCCCGGACGGAGAGCAGGGGGAACTTTGTTTGGGCGGCATTGGATTGGCGCGCGGCTATCACAATCGCCCTGAACTCACAGAACAAAAATTCCCCGCGCATCCGCGCTTGGGAAGGATTTACCGCACTGGCGATCTGGTTCACTGCGATCAAAACGGCAATTTTCATTATCACGGCCGCATTGATTCTCAGGTCAAACTGCGCGGCTATCGCATCGAATTGGAAGCCATTGAAACCCGTTTAGACGAATTCCCAGGAGTCCGCCAAGCCGGTTGTCGAGTCCAGGGAGAAGCCGGGCAAGCATTGTTGGCGGCATTCATCGTTCCGGAAGACCATGATCATCCACCGGATTTCGATGAGTTGAAAGATTGGGTGCGTACGACTTTGCCGAAGTACATGATTCCCAGTCGCTTTGCCCTGCTCAAAACATTGCCAACAACGGTAAGCGGCAAAATGAATCGAGCGGCGCTGCCCATCATCGAAGATCAAGCAAAGGACAAAGCCGAAGACGTTGTTGCGCCGCGTAATACGATGGAAGAAAAGCTGGCAACGGCGTTCACGCGCGTGCTTCGATTGACAAATCAGGTTTCTATTCACAGCCATTTTTTCAATGATTTAGGAGGCGATTCGCTGAATGCGGCGGTGTTGGTTTCCCTGTTGCGCGATGATTCGGCAACCGCGGAAATCACCGTGCGCGATGTTTACGAAGCCCCGACCATTGCCGCGTTGGCCGAACGCTTAGGTATAAAAGCGGCCACGCCTGTAATCTCGCGGAAAACATCTGATCAAGAGCTTGATTCGTCCCGAAGTTTTCCGATTCTGGTGACGGTGATGCAAAGTTTGTGGCTGGCACTGGGGCTGGTTGTGGGAGCAGCCGCATCCTATTTGGCCGCGTTCGACTTGCTGCCTTGGGTGGTTCATCAACTTGGGCTGGTTCCCTTCGTCGTGTTCAGTCCGATGCTGCTTCTGCTGGGGCTGGCGATTTACACACCATTCAGCGTTTTGCTGACGGCATTGCTCAAAAAGCTTCTGATTGGGCGTTATCGGCCATTGCGAGCGCCTGTTTGGGGAAACTTCTATGCGCGAAATTGGATGGTGCAAACCCTGGCGCGAGTCATTCCCTGGCAGGTGATCGAAGGCACGGAGTTTCAAAACATGACGTTGCGCGTTCTGGGAGCGCGCATCGGCCAACGTGTTCACATTCATCGCGGAGTCAATTTGCGGCAAGGCGGATGGGATTTGCTGGACATCGGTGACAACGCAACTATCAGCCAGGATGCGTCGTTGCGACTGGTGGAATTGCGCGAAGGACAAATTGTCATTGCTCCTGTGACGCTCGGCGAAAACAGCACGCTCGAAGTTCGCGCCGGAGTCGGCGGCGACACTGTGCTGGAACCCGGAGCCTGCCTCGCCGCTTCAGCATCACTTTCGAATGGTGAGCGAATTCCCAGCGGCGAATTCTGGGACGGAATTCCGGCCCGACCAGCGGGCGTCGCGCCTCAATGTCCCAAGCTGCCCAGGCTGAATGCTGCCCGGCAACTTTCGCCATTTCTGCAAAGTTGCCTGATGTTAGTGGCACAATTCGGCTTGGCGACAATTTTTGCCTTGCCGCTCGAACTGCCTGCGATTGCCTTTGCCCGATTCAATGGATGGGACGACCAACGCGTGTTGAATTGGCTCTACAATCCTTCGCTGGATCATACTTCGATTCTGATCGCGTCGCTGGTAATTATGCTTTCGGCTCCGATTGTGTTGTTGCTGGAAGCCCTGGCGATGCGTGCCCTGGGCAAAATTCGGTCGGGAATTATCAGCCGATGGGGCTTCGGCTACATCCGAATTTGGCTGAAAACTGACCTGTTGCGTTCGGCGAGCGACTGGCTCAGCGGCACGTTGTTTTGGCCTGTATGGTTGCGGATGGCAGGAATGAAAATCGGTCGTGGATGCGAAATCAGCACCATCATTGATGTCGTTCCGGAATTGATCGAAATCGGCGACGAAACCTTTTTCGCCGATGGGATCTATTTGGGTGGCCCGCGCGTTCATCGCGGCACGGTGACGCTGGCGATGACGCGGCTTGGAGCAAATACTTTCTTAGGCAACCACGCGATTATTCCCATTGGGCAGTTGCTGCCCGATGACATTTTGCTCGGCGTATGCACGGTCGCCGACGATCGAATCATTCGTCCCGGCAGTTCATGGTTTGGGCATCCGCCGTTTGAATTGCCGCGTCGCGAAATCGTCGAATGTGATCGCAGCCTGACGCACGAACCGTCAGCAATTCGGTACTGCACGCGATTGTTCTGGGAACTGCTGCGCTTCACATTGCCAGTAACGCCGCTGCTGAGCATTCCGATCTTGCTGGAAGTGTTGGCTGCTGCGGAAACGGCGTATTCACGACCGACATTCCTGTTGGTCATCGTGCCGGGATTGACGTTTGCGACTGCGGCTGGATTTTGTTTGCTGATTCTGGCGATGAAATGGCTTTTGCTGGGCAAGGTGAAACCGGGCATCCATCCGCTGTGGTCTTGTTGGTGCAGCCGCTGGGATTTTCTGTACGTCGCCTGGGCAGTGTATGCGCGCGCGGCGCTGTCTACGCTGGAAGGAACGTTGTTACTCGGCTGGTATTTACGCGCGATGGGATCGCAAATCGGCAAACACGTAGTATTGGGCAGTGGATTTTCCCACGTCGTTGATCCGGACATGCTGCATTTTGAAGACGGCGCAACTGTGTGTTGTCAGTTCCAGGCACATACCTTTGAAGACCGCGTACTGAAAATTGACCACGTCTGGATTCGTCACAAGGCGACCGTCGAAAGCAATTCCGTTTTGCTGTATGGCGCAGATATTGGCGAATACACGTATGTGGCTCCGCATAGTGTGGTAATGAAGCGCGAAAGCCTGCTGCCCGGACGTTCATACTCCGGTTGTCCGACCAAGTCGGAATAG